Proteins encoded by one window of Cyclobacteriaceae bacterium:
- a CDS encoding NADP-dependent isocitrate dehydrogenase, with protein sequence MTRITVAKGDGIGPEIMDATLAIIQAAGAKIEIDEIEVGEKVYLAGNTSGIAKESWDIIRRNKIFLKAPITTPQGGGYKSLNVTTRKFLGLYANIRPCISLHPFVQTKHPIMDVVIVRENEEDLYAGIEHQQTDEVVQCLKLISRPGCEKIVRYAFEYAKQYGRKKVTCFTKDNIMKQTDGLFHQVFDEIAKEYPEIENEHWIIDIGAAKMADTPEAFDVIVMPNLYGDVLSDVAAQIAGSVGLAGSANIGEQCAMFEAIHGSAPRRAGQNMANPSGLLQGAIMMLNHIGQTEVAEKVQNAWLKTIEDGIHTYDIYKEDTSKQKVGTREFAEAVIANLGKKPSQLKPVTYAKSTTLNLKKYSRKAPAKKELVGVDLFVQWNENSADKLAELLKPVQLSDVSLSMITNRGIKVWPEGFEETFCTDHWRCRFKPSNNRLLTKEEIIQLLQRATDNQIDVIKTENLYHFDGKPAYSLGQGQ encoded by the coding sequence ATGACACGAATAACAGTTGCCAAAGGCGATGGTATCGGACCGGAAATTATGGATGCCACACTCGCCATCATTCAAGCTGCCGGGGCAAAAATTGAAATTGATGAAATTGAAGTTGGTGAAAAAGTGTACCTGGCAGGTAACACCTCGGGTATCGCCAAAGAATCCTGGGACATTATCCGCAGGAACAAGATTTTCCTGAAAGCCCCCATCACCACACCACAGGGTGGCGGATACAAAAGCCTCAACGTAACCACGCGCAAATTTCTGGGCTTGTATGCCAATATCCGGCCATGCATCAGCCTTCATCCCTTTGTGCAAACCAAACATCCCATTATGGATGTGGTGATTGTTCGTGAAAACGAAGAAGACCTGTATGCAGGTATTGAGCATCAGCAAACCGATGAGGTCGTGCAATGCCTTAAGCTGATCAGCCGCCCGGGTTGTGAGAAGATTGTTCGTTATGCGTTTGAATATGCGAAGCAGTATGGTCGCAAAAAAGTAACCTGCTTCACCAAGGATAACATCATGAAACAAACCGATGGACTCTTCCATCAGGTGTTTGATGAAATTGCAAAGGAGTACCCGGAAATCGAAAATGAACATTGGATCATCGACATCGGGGCGGCAAAAATGGCCGATACGCCTGAAGCATTTGATGTGATTGTCATGCCCAATCTTTATGGAGATGTATTATCCGATGTAGCGGCACAAATTGCGGGCTCTGTTGGATTGGCTGGTTCGGCCAACATTGGCGAACAGTGTGCGATGTTTGAAGCCATTCATGGTTCTGCGCCACGAAGAGCCGGACAAAACATGGCGAATCCTTCTGGGTTGTTGCAAGGTGCCATCATGATGCTGAATCACATTGGCCAGACTGAGGTTGCAGAGAAGGTACAAAATGCCTGGTTGAAAACCATTGAGGATGGCATTCATACATATGATATTTATAAAGAAGATACGAGCAAACAGAAAGTGGGAACACGTGAGTTTGCAGAGGCAGTGATTGCAAACTTGGGTAAGAAGCCATCACAACTTAAACCCGTTACGTATGCCAAATCAACTACCCTGAATCTTAAAAAGTATAGCCGCAAAGCACCTGCAAAAAAGGAGCTTGTGGGTGTTGATTTGTTTGTGCAATGGAATGAAAATTCTGCGGACAAGCTGGCGGAACTTTTAAAGCCGGTACAACTAAGTGATGTATCACTTTCTATGATCACCAACCGAGGGATAAAAGTTTGGCCTGAAGGTTTTGAAGAGACATTCTGCACCGACCATTGGCGCTGTCGCTTTAAGCCTTCCAATAACCGCCTGTTGACCAAAGAAGAAATCATTCAACTTTTACAACGGGCAACCGACAATCAGATTGATGTGATTAAAACCGAAAACCTTTATCATTTTGACGGTAAACCTGCTTACTCGCTGGGTCAAGGTCAGTAA